A genomic region of Tamandua tetradactyla isolate mTamTet1 chromosome 2, mTamTet1.pri, whole genome shotgun sequence contains the following coding sequences:
- the LOC143662025 gene encoding olfactory receptor 4C16-like: MQLHNNVTEFILLGLTQDPFRKKVIFVACLLFYLEILLGNLLILVTIKTSQALGSPMYFFLFHLSLSDTCFCTSIAPRMIVDALLKKATISFSECIIQVFSFHFFGCLEIFILILMAIDRYVAICKPLHYMTIMNRRVCTVLVAVAWVGSCVHSLTQIFLALSLPFCGPNVIDHYFCDLQPLLKLACADTYVINLLLVSNSGAICSVSFVMLMFSYVIILHSLRNYSAEGKKKALSTCISHIIVVILFFVPCIFIYTRPATTFPVDKMIAVFYTIGTPLLNPLIYTLRNAEVKNAMRNLWRKTLVSYDKR; the protein is encoded by the coding sequence ATGCAGCTGCATAACAATGTGACTGAGTTCATTCTGCTTGGGTTGACACAGGATCCttttagaaaaaaagtaatatttgttGCTTGCTTACTTTTCTACTTGGAGATCTTGCTGGGTAACCTACTCATTCTTGTCACCATCAAGACAAGCCAGGCACTTGGGAGTCCaatgtacttcttccttttccactTATCCTTATCTGATACCTGTTTCTGTACTTCCATAGCCCCTCGAATGATTGTCGATGCTCTTTTGAAGAAGGCCACCATCTCTTTCAGTGAGTGCATAATACAAGTcttttcattccatttctttGGCTGCCTGGAGATCTTTATCCTTATCCTCATGGCCattgaccgctatgtggccatctgtaagcCCCTGCACTACATGACCATCATGAACCGGCGGGTCTGCACAGTGTTGGTGGCTGTGGCCTGGGTGGGGTCTTGTGTGCATTCTTTAACTCAGATTTTTCTGGCCTTAAGTTTACCTTTCTGTGGTCCCAATGTGATTGATCACTATTTTTGTGACTTGCAGCCCTTGTTGAAACTTGCCTGTGCAGACACATACGTGATCAATTTGTTATTAGTGTCCAATAGTGGAGCCATTTGCTCGGTGAGTTTTGTCATGCTGATGTTCTCCTATGTTATCATTTTGCATTCTCTGAGAAACTACTCTgctgaagggaagaaaaaagcTCTCTCCACCTGCATCTCTCACATCATCGTGGTCATCTTGTTCTTTGTTccttgcatatttatatatacacgtCCTGCAACCACCTTCCCCGTGGATAAGATGATAGCTGTGTTTTATACAATTGGAACACCTTTGCTCAACCCTCTGATTTATACACTGAGGAATGCAGAAGTAAAAAATGCTATGAGGAATTTATGGAGAAAGACACTGGTCTCATATGACAAAAGATGA